CGAGGAACGGCTCTCCGGCCACGGCGTCTCGTGGTGCGCGACGTGCGACGGTTTCTTCTTCCGCGAACGCACGATCGCGGTCGTCGGCGGTGGAGACTCGGCCTTGGAGGAGGCGACCTTCCTGACCCGCTTTGCGGACAAGGTCTACGTCATCCACCGTCGCGACTCCCTCCGTGCGTCCAAGATCATGCAAGACCGGGCCTTCGCCAACGACAAGATCGAATTCATCTGGAACTCGGAAGTCGTGGCGATCAACGGGAGCGAGCAGGTCGAGGGCGTCACCCTCCGCAATCTTGAGAACGACGACCAGAGCGATCTGGACATCGAGGGACTGTTCATCGCAATCGGCAACGACCCGCGCGTCCACCTGGTGCATGGTCAGCTCGACCTCACTCCCGAGGGAACCATCGCCGTCGCCGGCCGCAGTTCGAAGACCAAGCTCGCGGGCGTCTTCGCCGCGGGCGACGTCATCGACTCCTCGTACCGTCAGGCCGTGACCGCCGCCGCGTCGGGCACGGTCGCCGCGCTCGACGCGGAGCACTACCTGTCCACCCTCCCCCAGGACTTGCTGGACAATGCAGCGGAAACTGCGTCCGGCGACCTTGAACTCACAACCACCGCATAAGGAGAATCAGCCAATGTCAGCATCACGTTCGGTCACGGACGCATCCTTCGAACAGGATGTCCTCAACAGCGAGAAGACGGTCCTCGTGGACTTCTGGGCGGAGTGGTGCGGCCCGTGTCGCGCTGTCGGCCCGATCCTCGACCAGATCGCCGCGGAGCACTCCGACAAGATCGAGATCGTCAAACTCAACGTCGACGAGAACCCGCAGACCGCGGCGAAGTACCAGATCACCTCCATCCCCGCGATGAAGGTGTACCAGGGTGGCGAGGTCGTCAAGACCGTCATCGGCGCCAAGCCCAAGCCTGCCCTCGAAGCCGACCTGGCCGCCTACCTGGCGTAGGGCGACCGGTCTTTCCCGACCCGTCCGGTGCTCACCCGCCGGACGGGTCTTTTGGTACCCGCGCATGCCTCGATTTCCAGCGGAAAGCGCGACCCACATAGCATGGCTGAACGACACTAGAAATGGACTGATTGTTGACTGAACAGGGCAGCCCGCGTCAGCAGGGCAACAATCTGGACCCGTGGTACACCCACTACGCGCAGCGCACCAGCGGCCTCGCCGCCAGTGAGGTCCGAGCTCTGTTCGCCGTCGCCAGCCGTCCCGAAGTGGTCTCGCTGGCCGGCGGCATGCCGTACGTCGCCGCCCTCCCCGAAGACCTCGTCATCGGGGCGATGGATCGTGTCATGCGCGAGCGTGGACCGGTCGCTCTCCAGTACGGCTCCGGACAGGGGGTTCCCACCCTGCGTGAGCAGATCCTCGACGTCATGGCCCTCGAGGGGATCAGCGGAAGCGCGGACGATGTCATCGTCACCACCGGCTCTCAGCACGCACTGGAACTCTTCAGCAAACTCTTCATCGACCCGGGCGACGTGGTTCTCGCCGAAGGCCCCAGCTACGTTACGGCGATGGTGATCTTCCGCTCCTACCAGGCCGAAGTCGACCACATTCCCATGGACGAGCACGGGCTCATTCCCGAAGCGCTGCGCGAGCACATCGGCCGGCTCAAAGCGACCGGACGCCGCGTCAAGTTCCTCTACACCGTCCCGACCTTCCACAACCCGGCCGGTGTGACCCTCAGCGGGGAGCGCCGGCTCGAGATCCTCGAAATCGCACGCCAGAACGACATCCTGGTCCTCGAAGACAACCCCTATGGCTTGCTGTATTTCAACGAGAGCCCGCCAGCGGCCATGCGCTCCGTCGAGCAGGAAGGCGTCGTGTACCTAGGCACCTTCTCCAAAACGCTGGCCCCGGGGTTCCGCGTCGGATGGGCGCTCGCCCCCCATGCCATCCGCGAGAAGCTCATCCTCGCCAACGAGGCCGCCGTGCTCAGCCCGAGTTCATTCAGCCAGCTCGTCATCTCGGAGTATCTGTCCGACGCCGACTGGCGCGGACAGATCGACACTTTCCGGGGCGTGTACCGAGAGCGCAAGGAGGCGATGATCTCAGCATTGGAGGAGCATCTCCCCGAACTCACCTGGACGAACCCCAATGGGGGCTTCTATGTCTGGCTCACCCTTCCTCCGCACCTCGATTCCAAGGCGATGCTGCCACGAGCAGTGACCGAGCTGGTGGCCTATACGCCAGGAACGGCCTTCTTCGCCGATGGTTCCGGCGCCCAGAACATCCGTCTTTCGTTCTGCTATCCGACTCCCGAGAACATCCGCATCGGCATCCGCCGACTCGCCAGTGTGATCAACGGCGAACAGGATCTCCTCGACACGTTCGCCGGCACGGGACCGCTCACTGCCGTCCGGCCCGGCAAACCCAGCGTCAACCCGCCGACCGATCTGCAGTGAGTCCCGCAGAAGAGAAAGAGCTGATCATGCCTGAGAAATCATCCCTCGACATCGTCGTTCTCACCGGCGGCATCTCACACGAACGCGACATTTCCCTCCGCAGTGGACGACGTGTGGCAGACGGGCTTCAGTCACTCGGGCACCGAGTGACGGTCCGCGAGCCTGATGCGACGCTGCTGGCATCCATTCAAGATGAGCACCCCGATGTCATCTGGCCCGCACTGCACGGGGCGAGTGGCGAAGACGGCGCACTACGAGGGCTTCTCGAACTCGCCGGTATCCCGTTCGTCGGATCGCGGACCGGCGCATCCCGTCTCGCCTAGTCGAAGCCGACCGCGAAGGCCATCGTCGAGCGCGCCGGAGTGCGTACTCCCACATCCATCACCCTGCCCAAAGAGACATTCCGCGAACTCGGTGCCAACAGCGTGCTCGCCGCCGTGCTCGACGGACTGTCACTCCCGTTAGTCGTGAAGCCCGCAAAGGGCGGATCAGCGCAAGGGGTCACCATTGTCAGCGACCGTGGAGAGCTGCCCCGGGCAATGGTCGACGCCTACACCTATGCAGAGATCGCTCTCATCGAGCGCAATGTCGATGATGTTGAGGTCTCCGTCGCTGTGATTGACACCGGCGATGGACCAGAAGCGCTCCCGCCCGTCGAGATCGAGCCCGTGGCTGGCGCATACACCTTCGATGCCCGATACAACGCGGGGGAGACCCGGTTCTATGTTCC
This genomic window from Leifsonia xyli subsp. cynodontis DSM 46306 contains:
- the trxA gene encoding thioredoxin, translated to MSASRSVTDASFEQDVLNSEKTVLVDFWAEWCGPCRAVGPILDQIAAEHSDKIEIVKLNVDENPQTAAKYQITSIPAMKVYQGGEVVKTVIGAKPKPALEADLAAYLA
- the trxB gene encoding thioredoxin-disulfide reductase; this encodes MRQIIIIGSGPAGYTAAIYAARANLKPLLIASSVEAGGELMKTTEVENFPGFPDGVMGPDLMVKMQAQAEKFGTEVILDDVVSVDLSGDVKTVTLGSGDVHKALSVIFATGSAYRKLGLEDEERLSGHGVSWCATCDGFFFRERTIAVVGGGDSALEEATFLTRFADKVYVIHRRDSLRASKIMQDRAFANDKIEFIWNSEVVAINGSEQVEGVTLRNLENDDQSDLDIEGLFIAIGNDPRVHLVHGQLDLTPEGTIAVAGRSSKTKLAGVFAAGDVIDSSYRQAVTAAASGTVAALDAEHYLSTLPQDLLDNAAETASGDLELTTTA
- a CDS encoding aminotransferase-like domain-containing protein; the encoded protein is MTEQGSPRQQGNNLDPWYTHYAQRTSGLAASEVRALFAVASRPEVVSLAGGMPYVAALPEDLVIGAMDRVMRERGPVALQYGSGQGVPTLREQILDVMALEGISGSADDVIVTTGSQHALELFSKLFIDPGDVVLAEGPSYVTAMVIFRSYQAEVDHIPMDEHGLIPEALREHIGRLKATGRRVKFLYTVPTFHNPAGVTLSGERRLEILEIARQNDILVLEDNPYGLLYFNESPPAAMRSVEQEGVVYLGTFSKTLAPGFRVGWALAPHAIREKLILANEAAVLSPSSFSQLVISEYLSDADWRGQIDTFRGVYRERKEAMISALEEHLPELTWTNPNGGFYVWLTLPPHLDSKAMLPRAVTELVAYTPGTAFFADGSGAQNIRLSFCYPTPENIRIGIRRLASVINGEQDLLDTFAGTGPLTAVRPGKPSVNPPTDLQ